From one Anoplolepis gracilipes chromosome 8, ASM4749672v1, whole genome shotgun sequence genomic stretch:
- the Fz2 gene encoding frizzled-2 — protein sequence MNQMSLNMRPSRRTKLFPARTMTSLLTLLVLTTTLLNVQSESAMNPMGTIVGSGSAISSSSSSSGGSSSSSSSVIGVVSDGSASGGNGVSGNSGVIGSVSGGDINSGGGGHSNIGGGNNKNGRCEEITIPMCRGIGYNLTAMPNELNHDTQEEAGLEVHQFWPLVEIKCSPDLKFFLCSMYTPICLPEYTKPLPACRSVCERARAGCAPLMQQYGFSWPERMACERLPTHNENPETLCMEQDNRTSSNTGPGGGNGGMISGGAGAPPGPPARPTRPSKTTQPARCKPGKNQKNCQHPPGERTRDCACRCRAPLVPLGAGGAVIPGAISAVSGTVIGNTGANPGAGLAGMAVSGIIPAPAPPSIGGIGRSIIQEIAGVPDCALPCRGAFLTNEEREFAAIWLALWSGLCAASTLVTVTTFLIDTQRFKYPERPIVFLSACYFLVSVGYLSRSIFGHEEIACDGPALKSGAQGPGACVTVFLMIYFFGMASSVWWVILAFTWFLAAGLKWGNEAIASYSQYFHLVAWLAPTVQTVWAYVAGGVAGDPVAGVCTVAPEGVRNFILAPLFVYLLLGTSFLLAGFVSLFRIRSVIKRQPGAKADKLEKLMIRIGVFSVLYTLPAGAVLACHIYESSLRDEWLSSLACPCRPRARPLYSILMLKYFMALAVGSTSGVWIWSGKTVDSWKRLWRRLFGGNHGPGGHMGVGGGMVAGVTGMSSGIGSGIGIKGVMGRSIAVPYQTAPGPGSALLPPGSVASASQHHLHHHVLKQPPLSHV from the coding sequence ATGAACCAAATGTCCTTGAACATGAGACCTTCGCGACGGACGAAGCTGTTTCCCGCACGAACGATGACGAGCCTCTTGACGTTGCTTGTACTCACGACGACGTTGTTGAACGTACAATCGGAATCGGCGATGAATCCGATGGGTACCATCGTTGGATCGGGATCAGCAATCTCGTCGTCATCGTCCTCGTCCGGCGGTTCCTCGTCCTCTTCATCATCAGTGATCGGCGTGGTGTCGGACGGCTCCGCTTCCGGTGGTAACGGGGTGAGCGGAAACAGCGGCGTAATTGGTAGCGTCAGTGGGGGCGATATAAACAGCGGCGGTGGTGGCCACTCCAACATAGGGGGTGGCAACAACAAAAACGGCAGATGCGAGGAGATCACGATCCCCATGTGCCGCGGCATCGGTTACAATCTCACCGCCATGCCCAACGAATTGAATCACGACACGCAGGAGGAGGCCGGGTTGGAGGTGCACCAATTTTGGCCGCTCGTGGAGATCAAGTGTTCACCAGACCTCAAGTTTTTCTTGTGCTCCATGTACACGCCGATCTGTTTGCCAGAGTATACGAAGCCGCTGCCAGCGTGTCGCAGCGTGTGCGAACGAGCTCGCGCGGGATGCGCGCCTCTTATGCAACAATACGGCTTCTCGTGGCCGGAGCGGATGGCATGCGAGCGTCTGCCGACTCACAACGAAAATCCGGAGACCCTGTGCATGGAACAGGACAATCGGACCAGCAGCAACACCGGTCCCGGCGGTGGTAACGGCGGTATGATAAGCGGCGGTGCGGGGGCACCGCCGGGTCCGCCGGCGCGGCCCACGCGGCCCAGCAAGACTACGCAACCGGCCCGCTGCAAGCCGGGCAAGAATCAAAAAAACTGCCAACACCCCCCAGGGGAGAGGACAAGGGATTGCGCGTGCAGATGCAGGGCGCCCCTCGTGCCTCTGGGGGCGGGTGGCGCGGTGATACCGGGAGCGATAAGCGCCGTCAGCGGCACCGTCATCGGGAACACCGGGGCCAATCCGGGAGCTGGCTTGGCCGGCATGGCCGTAAGTGGAATAATCCCGGCACCGGCGCCGCCGTCGATAGGGGGCATCGGTCGAAGCATCATCCAGGAGATCGCGGGGGTACCGGATTGTGCCCTACCGTGTCGCGGCGCGTTTCTCACCAACGAGGAGCGCGAGTTCGCGGCAATCTGGCTGGCGTTGTGGAGCGGCCTGTGCGCCGCCAGCACTCTCGTGACCGTCACCACGTTTCTGATCGACACCCAGCGTTTCAAGTATCCTGAACGGCCGATCGTCTTTCTGTCGGCCTGCTACTTCCTTGTGTCCGTGGGTTATCTGTCACGCAGCATTTTCGGTCACGAAGAAATCGCCTGCGACGGTCCGGCGCTCAAGTCGGGCGCTCAAGGTCCGGGCGCGTGCGTCACAGTTTTCCTCATGATCTACTTTTTCGGTATGGCTTCCTCCGTGTGGTGGGTAATCTTGGCGTTTACGTGGTTCCTCGCCGCCGGTTTAAAATGGGGCAACGAAGCCATAGCTTCGTACTCGCAGTACTTTCATTTAGTGGCGTGGCTGGCGCCGACGGTGCAAACAGTCTGGGCGTATGTCGCGGGTGGCGTCGCCGGTGACCCAGTGGCCGGAGTCTGCACAGTCGCTCCCGAGGGAGTGCGCAACTTTATCTTGGCGCCTCTGTTCGTCTATCTTCTGCTAGGCACGAGCTTTCTCCTGGCCGGCTTTGTGAGTCTCTTTCGAATTCGATCGGTGATTAAGCGCCAGCCTGGCGCCAAGGCTGACAAACTCGAAAAGCTGATGATACGAATCGGCGTGTTCAGCGTTCTGTACACGCTACCAGCCGGAGCAGTGTTAGCTTGTCACATTTACGAATCATCTCTACGGGACGAGTGGCTTAGCTCACTGGCATGTCCTTGCCGACCGCGGGCGAGACCGCTCTATTCCATCCTGATGCTAAAGTATTTCATGGCTCTTGCGGTTGGCAGCACTTCGGGCGTCTGGATCTGGAGTGGCAAGACGGTTGATTCTTGGAAGCGGTTATGGAGGCGTTTATTCGGCGGTAATCACGGCCCGGGCGGTCATATGGGCGTGGGTGGCGGCATGGTGGCTGGCGTGACCGGCATGAGCAGTGGCATCGGCAGTGGCATCGGCATAAAGGGCGTCATGGGACGCAGTATCGCGGTGCCGTATCAAACGGCACCTGGTCCGGGCAGCGCGTTACTACCACCGGGAAGCGTCGCCAGTGCGTCTCAGCATCACCTGCACCATCACGTACTCAAGCAACCGCCGCTGTCACACGTATGA